A part of Paraliobacillus zengyii genomic DNA contains:
- a CDS encoding TIGR00282 family metallophosphoesterase has protein sequence MKILFIGDVVGSPGRNQLQHYLPKLKQKYQPQLTIVNGENAAAGKGITEKIYKQFLEWGAQIITMGNHTWNKKEIFEFIDSAKYMIRPANFPEGTPGQGMQYINWNGIKIAVINLQGRTFLDPIDDPFRKADELVDEARKHTNIIFVDFHAEATSEKQAMAWYLDGRVSAVVGTHTHTQTADERILDSGTAYITDVGMTGPYNGILGTDREAVMKRFLTSLPVRFEVTDEGKDQLNGVIIDIDDKTGKAKNIKRILINDDHPFFS, from the coding sequence ATGAAAATATTATTTATTGGTGATGTAGTAGGCTCACCTGGAAGAAATCAATTGCAACATTACTTACCAAAACTAAAACAAAAATATCAACCACAACTTACAATTGTAAATGGAGAAAATGCTGCAGCTGGAAAAGGAATAACGGAAAAAATATATAAGCAATTCTTAGAGTGGGGCGCTCAAATTATTACAATGGGCAATCATACATGGAATAAGAAAGAAATATTTGAATTTATTGACAGTGCAAAGTATATGATTCGACCAGCCAACTTTCCGGAAGGGACTCCTGGACAGGGCATGCAATATATTAATTGGAACGGAATTAAGATTGCTGTCATTAATTTACAAGGTAGAACATTTTTAGACCCAATTGATGATCCGTTTCGAAAAGCAGATGAACTTGTCGATGAAGCAAGAAAACATACGAATATTATTTTTGTTGATTTCCATGCAGAAGCAACAAGTGAAAAGCAAGCTATGGCGTGGTATTTAGATGGACGTGTTAGCGCTGTCGTAGGGACGCATACGCACACACAGACAGCCGATGAACGTATTTTAGATAGTGGAACTGCCTATATCACTGATGTAGGTATGACAGGGCCATATAACGGTATTTTAGGTACAGATCGGGAAGCTGTAATGAAACGGTTCTTAACAAGCTTGCCCGTTCGTTTTGAAGTAACAGATGAAGGTAAAGATCAACTAAATGGTGTCATCATTGATATTGATGATAAAACAGGAAAAGCAAAGAATATCAAACGAATTTTAATTAATGATGATCATCCATTCTTTTCTTAA
- a CDS encoding stage V sporulation protein S gives MDVLKVSAKSNPNSVAGALANVLRERGTAELQAIGAGAINQGVKAVAIARGFVAPSGVDLICIPAFTDIMIDNEERTAIKLIVEPR, from the coding sequence ATGGACGTATTAAAAGTTTCAGCAAAATCAAATCCTAATTCAGTAGCAGGAGCACTTGCGAATGTTCTAAGAGAACGCGGTACAGCAGAGCTTCAGGCAATTGGCGCCGGTGCAATAAATCAAGGCGTTAAAGCAGTAGCAATCGCAAGAGGGTTCGTTGCACCCAGTGGTGTTGATCTAATTTGTATTCCGGCTTTTACCGATATTATGATTGATAATGAGGAACGAACAGCAATTAAGCTGATCGTAGAACCTAGGTAA
- a CDS encoding dipeptidase codes for MIIDAHCDVLLKLWEEDISFKSSDKLQINERKWKESPVKVQCFAIFVPPEVPDDIQFQVALEMITIFFEKIIQPYDDIKFISNKQDLQTLKPNERGAILTLEGCQVIGRDLNKLKTLIRLGVRAVGLTWNEANAVSDGIGEKRGAGLSSFGEQVINILNEEQIWTDVSHISYQGFFDVIKRADYVMASHSNVSQLCDHRRNLDDKQIQLLIKKKGWIGVTFVPYFTRRKEPVSYEHVIEHILYYVEQGAEDCLGFGSDFDGIETYINGLEYITGYQEFQNALRAQLSTDQFIKITYQNFINKFPRVKE; via the coding sequence ATGATTATTGATGCGCATTGTGATGTGTTGTTGAAGCTTTGGGAAGAAGACATATCATTTAAATCAAGCGATAAATTACAAATAAATGAGAGAAAATGGAAGGAAAGTCCAGTTAAGGTACAATGTTTTGCGATTTTTGTTCCACCAGAAGTTCCAGATGATATACAATTTCAAGTTGCATTAGAAATGATTACAATTTTCTTTGAAAAAATCATTCAACCATATGACGATATAAAATTTATATCAAATAAACAAGATTTACAAACGTTAAAACCGAATGAACGTGGTGCGATCTTGACACTTGAAGGCTGTCAAGTTATCGGGCGTGACTTGAATAAATTGAAAACATTAATTCGATTAGGTGTTCGAGCGGTAGGTTTGACTTGGAATGAAGCAAATGCTGTTAGTGATGGAATTGGGGAAAAACGTGGAGCAGGTTTAAGTAGTTTTGGTGAACAAGTGATTAATATATTGAATGAAGAACAAATTTGGACCGATGTTTCACATATTTCTTATCAAGGATTTTTTGACGTTATCAAACGTGCTGACTATGTGATGGCATCTCATTCTAATGTTTCACAACTATGTGATCATAGGAGAAATCTGGATGATAAGCAAATTCAATTATTAATAAAGAAAAAGGGCTGGATCGGCGTTACATTTGTTCCATATTTCACACGGAGAAAAGAACCTGTTAGCTACGAACATGTAATCGAACATATCTTATATTATGTAGAACAAGGTGCAGAAGATTGTTTGGGCTTCGGTTCTGATTTTGATGGAATAGAAACTTATATTAATGGTTTGGAATATATTACTGGTTATCAGGAGTTTCAGAATGCTTTGAGAGCACAATTATCTACTGATCAGTTTATAAAAATAACATATCAAAACTTCATCAATAAATTTCCAAGAGTAAAAGAATAG
- the miaB gene encoding tRNA (N6-isopentenyl adenosine(37)-C2)-methylthiotransferase MiaB has product MNEQQRKETNQIKQVDSTDVKSGLDSNLDRLKNMDSDELIGKYFQATYEPPNLKQAKKRRREDVQIHYDYSISHEMKNIGQGKKFLIRTYGCQMNEHDTEVMAGLLTDMGYESTDNTNDADIILLNTCAIRENAENKVFGEIGHLKPLKLEKPDLIVGVCGCMSQEESVVNKILKVHPFIDMIFGTHNIHRLPELLKEAIFSKEMVLEVWSKEGDIIENLPKVRKGKIKGWVNIMYGCDKFCTYCIVPYTRGKERSRMPKDIIHEVRQLAAQGYKEITLLGQNVNAYGKDLDIDYGLGELMNEISKIDIPRVRFTTSHPRDFDDRLIEVLAQGGNLLDHIHLPVQSGSSEVLRVMARRYTRESYLELVNKIRKAMPNATLTTDIIVGFPNETDEQFEETMTLVREVGFDGAYTFIYSPREGTPAAKWEDNIPMEVKKERLQRLNALINEQAKNAMLKYEGETVKVLVEGESKKNPDVLSGYTERNKLVNFKAPKSTIGKIVDVKIIEARTWSLNGELAEQPVEVY; this is encoded by the coding sequence ATGAATGAGCAACAGCGAAAAGAAACAAATCAAATTAAACAAGTAGATTCAACAGACGTAAAATCTGGACTGGATTCTAACTTAGATAGACTCAAAAACATGGACTCTGATGAATTAATTGGTAAATATTTTCAAGCGACTTATGAACCACCTAATTTAAAGCAAGCTAAAAAAAGAAGACGTGAAGACGTTCAAATACATTATGATTATTCAATTTCTCATGAAATGAAAAATATTGGGCAAGGAAAGAAATTTTTGATTCGCACGTATGGTTGTCAAATGAATGAGCACGATACGGAAGTAATGGCTGGGTTATTAACGGACATGGGGTATGAATCAACAGATAATACAAATGATGCAGATATTATTTTACTAAATACATGTGCAATTCGTGAAAATGCTGAAAATAAAGTATTTGGTGAAATCGGACATTTGAAACCACTTAAATTGGAAAAACCTGATTTAATTGTTGGTGTGTGTGGCTGTATGTCACAAGAAGAATCAGTAGTAAACAAAATACTTAAGGTACATCCGTTTATTGATATGATTTTTGGTACACATAATATTCATCGCTTACCAGAGTTATTAAAAGAAGCGATCTTTAGCAAAGAAATGGTCTTAGAAGTTTGGTCAAAAGAAGGCGATATCATTGAGAACTTACCTAAAGTACGTAAAGGGAAAATCAAAGGATGGGTAAATATTATGTATGGCTGTGATAAGTTCTGTACATATTGTATCGTTCCATACACACGTGGAAAAGAACGAAGTCGTATGCCAAAAGATATTATCCATGAAGTACGTCAACTGGCTGCACAAGGTTATAAAGAAATTACGTTACTTGGTCAAAATGTCAATGCGTATGGAAAAGATTTAGATATTGACTATGGTTTAGGTGAACTAATGAATGAGATTAGTAAAATTGATATACCGCGTGTACGCTTTACAACTTCACATCCGCGTGATTTTGATGATCGTTTAATTGAAGTACTTGCACAAGGTGGAAATCTTTTAGACCATATTCATTTACCGGTTCAGTCAGGTAGCTCAGAAGTATTACGCGTAATGGCGCGTCGTTATACACGAGAAAGCTATTTAGAACTAGTTAATAAAATTCGCAAGGCAATGCCAAATGCTACACTTACAACAGATATTATTGTTGGTTTCCCTAATGAAACAGATGAGCAGTTTGAAGAAACAATGACACTAGTACGTGAAGTTGGTTTTGATGGTGCATATACATTTATCTACTCTCCAAGAGAAGGTACACCAGCTGCCAAATGGGAAGATAATATTCCAATGGAAGTGAAGAAGGAACGTCTCCAGCGTTTAAACGCATTAATTAATGAACAAGCGAAAAATGCGATGTTAAAATACGAAGGAGAAACGGTTAAAGTATTAGTTGAAGGTGAAAGTAAAAAGAATCCAGATGTACTTTCAGGTTATACAGAAAGAAATAAACTTGTTAATTTTAAAGCTCCAAAATCAACAATTGGTAAAATAGTTGATGTAAAAATTATCGAAGCGAGAACATGGTCACTTAATGGTGAACTAGCCGAGCAACCAGTTGAGGTATATTAA
- a CDS encoding RicAFT regulatory complex protein RicA family protein produces MAYSKEDVISKADELAAQIANIEEVDRFKQVEERLNNNQKIKKLINQMKALQKQAVNFQAYGKTEALKKVEKEIDLLQEEIDEIPIVQEFRESQVMINDILQVVTETITDEVTKEMKDASSFTDK; encoded by the coding sequence ATGGCATATTCTAAAGAAGATGTCATTTCAAAAGCTGATGAGCTAGCTGCACAAATTGCAAATATTGAAGAAGTAGACCGTTTCAAACAAGTTGAAGAACGATTAAATAATAATCAAAAAATAAAAAAACTAATTAACCAAATGAAAGCTTTACAAAAACAAGCGGTAAACTTTCAAGCATATGGCAAGACAGAAGCACTAAAAAAAGTGGAGAAAGAAATCGACCTTCTCCAAGAAGAAATTGATGAGATTCCAATCGTGCAGGAATTCAGGGAATCGCAAGTAATGATTAATGACATTTTGCAAGTGGTAACAGAAACAATCACAGATGAAGTTACAAAAGAAATGAAAGATGCATCCTCTTTTACAGATAAGTAA
- the cotE gene encoding outer spore coat protein CotE, with product MSFLDHEYREIITRAVIGKGRKFVQDTNTITPTHKPSSILGCWIINHLYNAKKKGDGLVEVSGSYDVNVWYSYNDNTKTEVVTERVVYSDVIKLSVKDKQTLGDKAEVFAKVLQQPNCLECTIASHDHKIVAEVEREFLVEVIGDTKVTVKVDPSGIVADDEDWDIELRDDEFESLDPDFLTNEK from the coding sequence ATGTCTTTCCTTGATCATGAATACCGCGAGATCATCACAAGGGCTGTTATCGGAAAAGGGCGTAAATTCGTTCAAGATACCAACACAATTACACCAACGCATAAGCCGTCTAGTATTTTAGGTTGTTGGATCATCAATCATTTATACAATGCCAAGAAAAAAGGAGATGGCTTGGTAGAGGTAAGTGGTAGTTATGATGTAAACGTTTGGTATTCCTATAACGATAACACTAAAACAGAGGTTGTAACAGAACGTGTCGTGTACTCTGATGTCATTAAATTATCTGTAAAAGATAAACAGACATTAGGCGACAAAGCAGAAGTTTTTGCTAAAGTATTACAACAACCAAACTGCTTGGAATGTACGATTGCAAGCCACGACCACAAAATCGTAGCAGAAGTTGAGCGCGAATTTTTAGTCGAAGTAATTGGCGATACAAAAGTGACTGTTAAAGTTGATCCAAGTGGAATTGTGGCAGATGATGAAGATTGGGATATTGAATTAAGAGACGATGAATTTGAAAGTCTTGATCCTGATTTTCTAACAAATGAAAAATAA
- the mutS gene encoding DNA mismatch repair protein MutS, giving the protein MAEFTPMIQQYLKVKADYKDSFLFFRLGDFYEMFFDDALKASKELEITLTSRDGGGEDRIPMCGIPYHAAANYIKNLVEKGYKIAICEQVEDPKVAKGVVKREVVQLITPGTIMEGNMLNEKENNYLASISQFDTDTFVITYNDLSTGENSVALIDTGWDQLMSELFNRPIKEVVISKELEKRYQNDLTERLLVTLSFAESTTIDSSFTPLVKELADERLKVAFGRMLCYIQSTQQRSLDHLKPVQLIELKQYMTLDMYSKRNLELTETIMRKGKQGSLLWVLDKTVTAMGARKLKKWLERPLLQKSLLEHRYHLVEGLIAQFLEREALRDTLESIYDMERLCGRVAFGNVNGRDLQQLKLSLGKVPDLKAILDQFENKEVQALGNGVNTIDALYDLLESSIVLDPPMTIKEGGVIKDGYHEQLDQYRYASKNGKQWIAELEQKEKKATNIKSLKIGYNRVFGYYIEVTKANLHLLPEGKYERKQTLTNAERYITPELKEKETLILEAEEKSVDLEHQLFTELREQVKTFIPQLQTLADKISEIDVLQGFATVSELNDYHRPTFNEDRQINIEKGRHPVVEKVMKDDMYVPNDVDMKDVTDILLITGPNMSGKSTYMRQLALITIMAQIGCFVPCENASLPIFDKIFTRIGAADDLVAGQSTFMVEMLEAKHAITNATENSLILLDEIGRGTSTYDGMALAQAIIEYVHDHVGAKTLFSTHYHELTTLEETLEQLKNVHVRAEEFEGKVVFLHQIQDGAADKSYGIHVAKLAALPDQLIDRATVILEQLETTDVKGKQKEAADDAQLSFFVAEQKASSQTVTKSKADKALQKSLKKINIMEMTPMQAMNELYRLQRLANEEE; this is encoded by the coding sequence ATGGCAGAATTCACGCCAATGATACAGCAATATTTAAAGGTAAAAGCAGACTATAAAGATAGTTTCCTATTCTTCCGACTTGGGGATTTTTATGAAATGTTTTTTGATGATGCACTTAAAGCTTCTAAAGAATTAGAGATAACATTAACAAGCAGAGATGGTGGTGGAGAAGACCGGATTCCGATGTGCGGTATTCCATATCATGCAGCCGCTAATTATATTAAAAATTTAGTAGAAAAAGGTTATAAAATAGCAATCTGTGAGCAAGTGGAAGATCCAAAGGTAGCTAAAGGCGTAGTCAAACGTGAAGTTGTCCAGCTTATTACACCAGGAACGATTATGGAAGGTAATATGTTAAATGAAAAGGAAAACAATTATTTGGCTAGTATTAGTCAGTTTGATACAGATACATTTGTGATTACTTACAATGATTTGTCAACTGGTGAAAATAGTGTTGCTTTAATTGACACTGGTTGGGATCAATTGATGAGTGAACTTTTCAATAGACCGATTAAAGAAGTAGTTATTTCAAAGGAATTAGAGAAACGTTATCAAAATGATTTAACAGAGCGCTTACTCGTTACGTTATCATTTGCTGAATCAACAACAATTGATAGCTCTTTCACTCCACTAGTAAAGGAATTAGCGGATGAACGATTAAAAGTGGCCTTTGGTCGAATGCTTTGTTATATTCAATCAACCCAACAACGATCGTTGGACCACCTTAAACCTGTTCAACTAATTGAATTAAAACAATATATGACATTAGATATGTATTCAAAACGTAATTTAGAATTGACCGAAACAATCATGCGTAAAGGAAAACAAGGTAGCCTGTTATGGGTATTAGATAAAACTGTAACAGCAATGGGAGCACGTAAATTAAAAAAATGGTTAGAACGTCCATTGTTGCAAAAGTCTTTACTTGAACATCGTTATCATTTAGTTGAAGGATTAATCGCACAATTTTTAGAACGAGAGGCACTACGAGACACATTAGAATCAATCTATGATATGGAACGCTTATGTGGACGAGTTGCTTTTGGGAATGTAAATGGTCGTGATCTTCAACAACTCAAACTTTCATTAGGGAAAGTTCCAGATTTAAAAGCTATTTTAGATCAATTTGAGAACAAAGAAGTACAAGCATTAGGAAATGGTGTAAACACGATAGATGCGCTTTATGATCTACTTGAAAGTAGTATTGTGTTAGACCCACCAATGACGATTAAAGAAGGTGGCGTTATTAAAGACGGCTATCATGAGCAACTTGACCAATACCGTTATGCTTCAAAAAACGGCAAGCAATGGATAGCTGAGCTTGAACAAAAAGAAAAGAAAGCAACGAATATAAAATCCTTGAAGATCGGCTATAATCGTGTCTTTGGTTATTATATTGAAGTGACAAAAGCGAACTTGCACCTATTACCTGAAGGGAAATATGAGCGTAAGCAAACGTTAACGAATGCGGAGCGTTATATTACACCAGAATTAAAAGAAAAAGAAACGTTAATTTTAGAAGCAGAAGAGAAAAGTGTTGATCTAGAACATCAATTATTCACTGAACTTCGCGAGCAAGTAAAAACATTTATTCCACAACTACAAACACTAGCTGACAAAATAAGTGAAATTGATGTTTTACAAGGATTTGCTACAGTAAGTGAACTAAATGATTATCATCGTCCAACTTTTAATGAAGATCGTCAAATTAATATCGAAAAAGGACGCCATCCAGTTGTTGAAAAAGTAATGAAAGATGATATGTATGTGCCGAACGATGTTGATATGAAAGATGTGACAGACATTTTATTAATTACTGGGCCAAATATGTCTGGTAAAAGTACGTATATGCGCCAATTAGCCCTAATTACGATCATGGCCCAAATTGGTTGTTTTGTACCATGTGAAAATGCATCACTCCCAATATTTGATAAGATATTTACTCGAATAGGTGCAGCTGATGACTTAGTTGCCGGTCAAAGTACATTTATGGTCGAAATGCTTGAAGCAAAACATGCGATCACAAATGCAACAGAAAACAGTTTAATTTTATTAGATGAGATTGGTCGTGGGACAAGTACTTATGATGGAATGGCACTCGCACAAGCAATTATTGAATATGTACATGATCATGTAGGTGCCAAGACATTATTCTCTACCCATTATCACGAATTGACAACATTAGAGGAAACACTAGAACAATTGAAAAATGTGCATGTTAGGGCCGAAGAATTTGAGGGGAAAGTTGTTTTCTTACATCAAATTCAAGATGGCGCAGCTGATAAGAGTTATGGTATTCACGTAGCCAAGTTAGCAGCCTTACCAGATCAACTGATTGACCGTGCTACAGTTATCCTAGAACAACTAGAGACAACAGATGTAAAGGGTAAACAGAAGGAAGCTGCGGATGATGCACAGTTAAGTTTTTTTGTTGCGGAACAAAAGGCAAGTAGTCAAACAGTAACAAAATCAAAAGCTGATAAAGCACTACAAAAGTCACTTAAAAAGATTAATATAATGGAAATGACCCCAATGCAAGCAATGAATGAGTTATATCGCTTACAACGCCTAGCGAACGAGGAGGAGTAA
- the mutL gene encoding DNA mismatch repair endonuclease MutL, whose product MKILPMPDGLANKIAAGEVVERPASVVKELLENSIDANSTSIKIEVEEAGLQQIKITDNGEGMDPVDAEHSFARHATSKIRSENDLFHVKTLGFRGEALASIAAVSKLTLKTSTGGEAGTVLKLDGGKIVERNKGDARQGTEMTIDALFFNTPARLKYMKTIHTELGHITDVVNRIALSNPTIRFELYHNGKNIFQTTGRGDVIQVISQVYGINVAKKMLPVSIETLDFSITGYIAKPEVTRASRSYISTIINGRYIRSIPLNKAIASGYHTLLPIGRSPIVILKIEMDPILVDVNVHPAKLEVRFSKEKELFYAVEETIRKAFRKETLIPDNKQEEPKPEKVKSTQHTFAFDYNKRADLEQNHYPKSYTPPRDDQDTFESAQAAALESMATYDLEAIPRVAEEVNDTHENNISAQEVKSDRIPVMYPIGQHHGTYIMAENEEGLYMIDQHAAQERIKYEYFRDKIGDVPNELQELLLPLTFDFSKQEALLIEQHQEELKKVGLFFEHFGQQTYIVRAHPQWFPQGFEEEVIRDIVEQVIEEDKVDIAKLREDAAILMSCKRSIKANHYLNKDDMFQLLQDLRKSTDPFTCPHGRPIIIHFTGYEMEKMFKRVM is encoded by the coding sequence GTGAAGATATTACCGATGCCAGATGGACTTGCTAATAAGATCGCAGCTGGAGAGGTAGTAGAACGTCCAGCATCTGTTGTAAAAGAATTACTAGAAAATAGTATTGATGCAAATAGTACATCGATTAAGATTGAAGTGGAAGAAGCTGGACTCCAGCAAATTAAAATAACCGATAATGGAGAGGGCATGGATCCAGTAGATGCTGAACATTCCTTTGCACGTCATGCAACAAGTAAAATTCGTAGTGAAAATGACTTGTTTCATGTCAAAACATTAGGATTTAGAGGTGAGGCACTTGCTTCTATTGCAGCGGTTAGTAAACTTACACTAAAGACTTCAACTGGTGGTGAAGCGGGTACAGTCTTAAAACTTGATGGTGGTAAGATTGTTGAACGAAATAAAGGGGATGCCAGACAAGGAACTGAAATGACCATAGATGCATTATTTTTTAACACACCAGCCAGGTTGAAGTACATGAAGACAATCCATACGGAACTTGGTCATATTACGGATGTTGTCAATCGAATAGCGCTTTCTAATCCGACGATTCGATTTGAACTGTACCATAATGGGAAAAATATTTTCCAAACAACAGGTCGGGGAGATGTCATTCAGGTCATTTCACAGGTTTATGGAATTAATGTGGCAAAGAAAATGCTTCCAGTATCTATAGAAACGTTAGATTTTTCAATTACAGGCTACATTGCAAAACCAGAAGTAACACGTGCATCACGAAGTTATATTTCAACGATTATTAATGGACGTTATATTCGTAGCATTCCGTTAAATAAAGCGATAGCAAGCGGCTATCATACGTTATTGCCAATTGGTCGTAGCCCGATTGTTATATTGAAAATTGAGATGGATCCAATCTTAGTAGATGTGAATGTACATCCTGCTAAATTAGAAGTTCGTTTTAGTAAAGAAAAGGAATTGTTTTACGCGGTGGAAGAAACTATTCGCAAAGCTTTTCGTAAGGAAACACTTATTCCTGATAACAAACAGGAAGAGCCAAAACCTGAGAAAGTCAAGAGTACACAGCACACTTTTGCATTTGATTATAACAAGAGAGCTGATTTGGAACAAAATCATTACCCAAAATCATATACACCTCCTCGTGATGATCAGGATACGTTTGAGTCAGCACAAGCAGCCGCGTTAGAATCGATGGCAACATATGATTTGGAAGCTATTCCCCGAGTAGCAGAAGAGGTTAATGATACACATGAAAATAATATATCAGCTCAAGAAGTGAAATCAGATCGAATTCCTGTGATGTATCCAATTGGACAACATCATGGTACGTATATTATGGCAGAGAATGAAGAAGGCTTATATATGATTGATCAGCATGCTGCACAAGAACGAATTAAATATGAATATTTTCGTGATAAAATTGGTGATGTTCCAAATGAACTACAAGAACTTTTGTTACCGTTAACGTTCGATTTTTCTAAACAAGAGGCATTATTAATAGAACAACATCAAGAAGAATTAAAAAAGGTCGGTTTATTTTTTGAACACTTTGGTCAACAAACATATATCGTTCGGGCTCATCCGCAATGGTTTCCACAAGGATTCGAGGAAGAGGTTATTCGTGATATAGTTGAACAAGTAATAGAAGAAGACAAAGTGGATATTGCTAAATTGCGTGAGGATGCTGCTATCTTAATGTCTTGTAAACGGTCGATCAAAGCAAATCATTACTTAAATAAAGACGATATGTTTCAGCTATTACAAGATCTTAGAAAATCAACTGATCCATTTACATGTCCGCATGGTCGACCTATTATTATTCATTTCACGGGATACGAGATGGAGAAGATGTTTAAACGAGTAATGTAA
- a CDS encoding Dps family protein: MQENKDLIHYLNLELSNVAVLYVKLHRYHWYIQGSQFFTLHAIFEEHYKELATDFDQIAERILAIGGRPFAIMEKYLQTTSLKEAQADDEPSEIMRQLIEDYQQICDEINENALPKARDYPDKPTEDLLIGLQAKLEKYIWMLKAHQKL, encoded by the coding sequence ATGCAAGAAAATAAAGACTTGATTCACTATTTAAATCTTGAGTTATCGAACGTTGCAGTACTTTATGTAAAACTTCATCGGTATCATTGGTATATCCAAGGAAGTCAGTTTTTCACATTACATGCTATTTTTGAGGAGCATTATAAGGAATTAGCTACCGATTTTGATCAAATTGCAGAACGTATATTAGCGATTGGTGGCAGGCCGTTTGCAATAATGGAAAAGTATTTGCAAACAACGAGTTTGAAAGAAGCACAAGCTGATGATGAACCATCAGAAATAATGAGACAACTGATAGAAGACTATCAGCAAATTTGCGATGAAATAAACGAAAATGCTTTGCCAAAAGCGAGAGATTATCCAGATAAACCGACTGAGGATCTCTTAATTGGCTTACAAGCAAAGTTAGAAAAATATATTTGGATGCTAAAAGCACACCAAAAACTATAA
- the miaA gene encoding tRNA (adenosine(37)-N6)-dimethylallyltransferase MiaA, with the protein MKQIVIAIVGPTAVGKTNLSIEIAKKFDGEIISGDSMQIYKGMDIGTAKVTKEEQQGIKHHMLDIKSPDQDFSVADFQYEVKRHIEEIKERGKLPIIVGGTGLYIKAALYDYQFTDEKRDDTFHERIEEEIEVQGMTSVYQRLQAIDPAQAEKIHPNNVRRVIRALEVFDRTGITMTEHHANQSESSPYNPILIGLEMDREILYNRINQRVDLMIEKGLLDEVEYFYTKGLEKVQAMQAIGYKEFIPYFKREQSLEEVIMLLKQNSRRYAKRQYTWFKNKMDVHWYQITPDEQLKIVERILDDLAGMIEKK; encoded by the coding sequence ATGAAACAAATTGTAATTGCTATTGTTGGTCCCACAGCGGTTGGGAAAACTAACCTTAGTATAGAAATTGCGAAAAAATTTGATGGAGAGATCATTAGTGGTGATTCCATGCAAATCTATAAAGGAATGGATATTGGCACTGCAAAAGTAACCAAAGAAGAACAACAAGGAATTAAGCACCATATGCTAGATATTAAATCACCAGACCAAGACTTTTCCGTTGCAGATTTTCAATATGAAGTAAAGCGACATATTGAAGAAATTAAAGAGCGAGGAAAACTTCCGATTATCGTCGGCGGTACAGGGTTATACATAAAAGCTGCCTTATATGACTATCAATTTACAGACGAAAAAAGAGATGACACGTTTCATGAAAGAATAGAAGAAGAAATAGAAGTACAAGGCATGACTTCAGTCTATCAAAGATTGCAAGCCATAGACCCCGCGCAAGCAGAGAAGATTCACCCGAACAACGTAAGAAGAGTAATTCGTGCGCTTGAAGTGTTTGATCGAACAGGAATAACCATGACGGAACACCATGCAAACCAAAGTGAATCATCACCGTACAATCCTATTTTAATTGGATTGGAAATGGACCGGGAAATATTGTATAATCGAATCAACCAACGAGTTGATCTCATGATAGAAAAAGGATTACTAGACGAAGTAGAATATTTCTATACGAAAGGATTAGAAAAGGTCCAAGCAATGCAGGCAATTGGATATAAGGAGTTTATTCCATACTTTAAAAGGGAACAATCTTTAGAAGAAGTAATCATGCTATTAAAACAAAATTCAAGAAGATACGCAAAACGCCAATATACATGGTTTAAAAATAAGATGGATGTACATTGGTATCAGATCACTCCTGATGAGCAATTAAAAATAGTTGAAAGAATTTTAGATGATTTAGCAGGAATGATTGAAAAGAAGTAG
- the hfq gene encoding RNA chaperone Hfq produces MSQSVNIQDQFLNQIRKDHIQATIFLTNGFQLRGTIKAFDNFTVLLDTDGKQQLIFKHAISTFAPVKNVTLEKE; encoded by the coding sequence ATGTCACAATCTGTTAATATTCAAGATCAATTCCTAAATCAAATACGTAAAGACCATATCCAAGCTACTATATTTCTAACAAATGGTTTTCAATTAAGAGGTACTATTAAAGCATTTGATAATTTCACCGTATTATTAGACACGGATGGAAAGCAACAATTAATTTTTAAACATGCAATCTCTACTTTCGCGCCAGTTAAAAATGTTACATTAGAAAAAGAGTAA